In Marinobacter sp. LQ44, the following are encoded in one genomic region:
- a CDS encoding glutamate-5-semialdehyde dehydrogenase, which translates to MDVAAYMAELGQQARAAAREVARSTTAVRNQALLATARALSAARTELVRANHKDLENGRANGLDDAMLDRLELTEARIDTMIEGLKQVAGLPDPVGEITDMTYRPSGIQVGKMRVPLGVIGIIYESRPNVTVEAASLCLKSGNATILRGGSEAIHSNQAIAACLATGLAEAGLPETAVQVVATTDRAAVGELITMPQYVDVIVPRGGKGLIERISRDARVPVIKHLDGVCHVYIDSHADPEKALKVAVNAKTHRYGTCNTMETLLVDEEIADDLLPLLAQELFAKGVELRGCERTRAVLPDVIAATEEDWHAEYLAPILAVRVVAGLDAAIDHINRYSSQHTESIITENYTRARRFLTEVDSSSVMVNASTRFADGFEYGLGAEIGISTDKLHARGPVGLEGLTSQKYVVFGDGHIRA; encoded by the coding sequence ATGGATGTAGCAGCCTACATGGCAGAACTCGGTCAACAGGCTCGGGCCGCCGCCCGGGAAGTGGCCCGTTCAACCACCGCCGTTCGCAATCAGGCACTGCTGGCAACCGCCAGGGCGTTGAGCGCTGCCCGCACCGAGCTGGTGCGGGCCAACCATAAGGATCTTGAAAATGGCCGGGCGAATGGCCTGGACGATGCCATGCTTGACCGCCTGGAGCTTACTGAGGCCCGCATTGACACCATGATTGAAGGGCTGAAGCAGGTGGCAGGCTTGCCAGATCCTGTGGGTGAAATTACCGACATGACCTACAGGCCGTCCGGCATTCAGGTTGGCAAGATGCGGGTGCCTCTGGGGGTGATTGGCATTATCTACGAATCCCGCCCCAACGTGACGGTTGAAGCAGCCAGCCTGTGCCTGAAGTCGGGTAATGCTACCATTCTGCGCGGAGGTTCTGAGGCTATTCATTCCAATCAGGCCATCGCTGCCTGCCTGGCGACCGGGCTGGCTGAAGCCGGTTTGCCTGAAACGGCAGTACAGGTGGTGGCGACTACCGACCGGGCTGCAGTAGGTGAACTCATTACCATGCCCCAGTATGTGGATGTGATCGTGCCGCGGGGCGGCAAAGGCCTGATTGAACGAATCAGCCGTGACGCCCGGGTGCCGGTCATCAAGCACCTGGATGGTGTTTGCCATGTCTACATTGACAGCCACGCGGACCCGGAAAAGGCGCTAAAGGTCGCCGTCAATGCCAAGACCCACCGTTACGGAACCTGCAACACCATGGAAACCCTGCTGGTGGATGAGGAAATTGCCGACGACCTCTTGCCTCTGCTGGCTCAGGAGTTGTTCGCCAAAGGGGTTGAGCTGCGTGGCTGTGAACGCACCCGGGCGGTCCTGCCCGATGTGATCGCGGCCACGGAAGAGGATTGGCACGCGGAGTACCTTGCGCCGATTCTTGCGGTGCGGGTTGTTGCCGGGCTGGATGCCGCCATAGATCACATCAACCGCTACAGCTCTCAGCACACCGAGAGCATCATTACCGAAAACTATACCCGTGCCCGCCGGTTCCTGACCGAAGTGGACTCCAGTTCGGTGATGGTGAACGCCTCTACTCGTTTCGCTGACGGATTTGAATACGGCCTGGGTGCGGAGATCGGTATCTCGACCGACAAGCTCCATGCCCGTGGACCGGTAGGTCTGGAAGGGTTGACGTCACAGAAATATGTGGTGTTTGGCGACGGCCACATCCGGGCATGA
- a CDS encoding GGDEF domain-containing protein, translating into MPQSAEKFLPGRLSRAGFVALALTSAAGIMLGEFLLAACAAAAAGISLASNPRFTSHHARPWKHFKTASYSILAILLLVALWQGPWALSHWLYALPLVTFALMPTYIAALITALLTFAILVSTQWAVTLPDRHQMISAFVLSTLLSTLLIFLREYKARQLAPLRRTDELTQAASREYLSADLHKEIQRSEREGTDMSVMMIGLDTHLSDNDPDEDIRAILPRIGRYLHSQLRDFDTYYRVADLQFLVILPGINTAGATASAEKIRNGLCKLLASHGMKLTVSTGIAGLNIGDDADSLQHSAANALRRAQQQGGNRTQAYSNWLHPDVPSPTGTEGDAR; encoded by the coding sequence ATGCCCCAGTCGGCCGAAAAGTTCCTGCCAGGCCGGCTCTCAAGAGCCGGTTTTGTTGCCCTTGCGCTCACCAGCGCGGCCGGCATAATGCTGGGCGAATTCCTGCTGGCGGCTTGCGCCGCCGCGGCGGCGGGCATCAGCCTGGCCAGCAATCCACGCTTCACCAGCCACCATGCCCGGCCCTGGAAACACTTCAAAACAGCCAGCTATTCAATCCTGGCAATCCTGTTACTGGTCGCACTCTGGCAGGGCCCCTGGGCGCTCAGCCACTGGCTCTATGCATTACCGCTGGTGACTTTTGCTCTGATGCCAACCTATATTGCAGCCCTGATCACTGCGCTCCTGACCTTTGCCATACTGGTTTCCACCCAATGGGCCGTGACTCTTCCCGACCGCCACCAGATGATCAGTGCCTTTGTGCTGTCAACGCTGCTCTCCACGCTGCTGATCTTCCTGCGAGAATACAAGGCCCGGCAGCTGGCACCACTGAGGCGAACCGACGAACTCACCCAGGCCGCCAGCCGGGAGTACCTGTCTGCCGACCTGCACAAGGAAATCCAGCGCAGCGAGCGTGAGGGCACCGACATGTCTGTGATGATGATCGGGCTGGACACCCACCTGAGCGACAATGATCCGGACGAAGACATTCGCGCCATCCTGCCCAGAATTGGCCGTTACCTGCATTCCCAGCTTCGGGATTTTGACACTTACTACCGGGTAGCCGACCTGCAGTTTCTGGTTATCCTACCGGGTATCAATACCGCGGGTGCCACCGCCAGCGCCGAGAAAATCCGCAACGGCCTGTGCAAGCTGCTGGCATCCCACGGCATGAAACTGACCGTCAGCACCGGCATTGCCGGCCTGAACATCGGCGACGACGCCGACAGCCTGCAACACAGTGCCGCCAACGCGCTACGCCGGGCGCAGCAACAGGGGGGCAACCGCACCCAGGCCTACAGCAACTGGCTGCACCCGGATG
- the nadD gene encoding nicotinate-nucleotide adenylyltransferase — translation MHVIYGGTFDPIHHGHLRLALEIADALSVTKVHLVPCHIPPHRGSTGASSEQRLELIRMAIEDEPRLRVDDRELRRAGASYTADTLRQLRQELGPDEPLVMVVGTDAFAAFDRWREWADMPGLAHIVVVKRPGADLPVGSEAARLVRERRADGPEALSSAPCGAVLELDPPLLDISATGIRQRIADGRSPRYLTPDSVWQRIQALGLYGACPAGNF, via the coding sequence ATGCACGTGATCTACGGCGGCACCTTTGATCCGATCCATCATGGGCACCTACGCCTTGCGCTGGAGATAGCCGATGCCCTGTCGGTGACAAAGGTGCATCTGGTGCCCTGCCATATTCCACCGCATCGGGGCAGCACCGGCGCCAGCTCCGAACAGCGGCTGGAGTTGATCCGAATGGCCATTGAAGACGAGCCCCGCTTGCGGGTGGATGACCGCGAACTGCGCCGGGCTGGGGCCTCCTATACGGCCGACACCCTGCGTCAGTTGCGCCAGGAGCTGGGGCCGGATGAACCTCTGGTAATGGTGGTGGGCACCGATGCCTTTGCCGCTTTTGATCGCTGGCGTGAATGGGCCGACATGCCGGGTCTGGCGCACATTGTGGTTGTGAAGCGCCCTGGTGCGGATTTGCCCGTTGGTAGTGAGGCGGCTCGCCTGGTGCGTGAACGCCGGGCGGACGGCCCTGAGGCTTTAAGTTCAGCGCCTTGCGGGGCGGTACTGGAGCTGGATCCGCCCCTGCTGGATATCTCTGCAACGGGTATCCGGCAGCGCATCGCAGACGGGCGCTCTCCCAGGTATCTGACCCCGGATTCTGTATGGCAGAGAATCCAGGCGCTCGGCCTTTACGGTGCGTGCCCCGCCGGGAACTTTTAA
- the rsfS gene encoding ribosome silencing factor, with protein MQAEQLKDLVVTALEDIKAQDVSVIDVRDRTSVTDFMVLASGTSSRHVKSLADSVVSEAKDQGVRANNVEGEGGSDWILVDLGDVVVHVMMPATREFYDLERFWRDAPDLGAAGHE; from the coding sequence ATGCAGGCAGAACAACTGAAAGATCTGGTCGTAACCGCACTTGAAGATATCAAGGCACAGGACGTCAGTGTGATTGATGTCCGTGATCGAACCAGTGTTACCGACTTTATGGTTCTTGCATCCGGCACCTCAAGCCGTCACGTAAAATCCCTGGCAGACTCCGTCGTATCTGAAGCCAAAGATCAGGGCGTCAGAGCAAACAACGTTGAAGGCGAGGGTGGCAGCGACTGGATTCTGGTGGATCTGGGAGACGTGGTCGTGCATGTCATGATGCCTGCAACCCGCGAATTTTACGACCTGGAACGCTTCTGGCGTGACGCGCCGGACCTGGGTGCGGCGGGTCACGAGTAA